From the Methanoculleus caldifontis genome, the window GGTGCCTACCTCCTGACCGTCCTCCTCTCGCGGGCGGCCTGGCGGTTCTCGGGCATCGACATCAAGGGCCTCAACTATGCCGTCATCGCATTCGTCGTCCTCCTCTCCCTCCTCCTCTGCGGCCCGTTCGGGGGGCTCGTCCTCATCCTCGCGACGGCGGTCGGCTACGTTCCGTCGCTCGTCAACATCCGCCGGGTCTACTGCATGGGGGCGATCATGGTCCCGGTGATGGCCTACTCCTTCGGCCTTGCCTGACCTGCGTCCGCGGTTCTCTTATATCGGCAGAGCCCCAATACCGTACCATGCTACAGCGCTACTGGTTCGGAGACGTCGACGAGGGGGGATGCCGGCCCACCGGCACCGATCCCGCCGCACTCGCAGAGCGGGCAGCGACCCTCCGTACCGGTATGGAGTCGTACGTCCCCATCGACTGGGAGGTCGCCCGGGGCTGCGGCGTCGTCCGGAGCCGGGAGGAGTACATCGACCTGCTCCGTGCGGTCTGCATCGCCCGGGCGAGGGAGAAGATCGCCGAGTCCTACCGGGCGAGAGACGTCGAACTCCTCCAGATGGTCAGGATGCTCGACGAGCTCGACAACGTCATCAACCTCCTCCAGGAACGGGCCGCGGAGTGGTATCAGGTCACGACGCCGTCGTTCTCGCGGAAGTACCGGAGCCTCCCGGCAAAGAAGATGCTCGACCTCATCCGGAAAGGAGCCCGCGGCGGCCTTGGCGACGTTGCCGACGAGATCGACCGGCTCGCCGGGACGAGGACCCGCCTGATGCGGGAGGTCTCGGCCCGGGCCGACGAGGTGCTGCCGAACACGAGCGCCCTCATCGGCGGGCTGGTCG encodes:
- a CDS encoding NOP5/NOP56 family protein gives rise to the protein MLQRYWFGDVDEGGCRPTGTDPAALAERAATLRTGMESYVPIDWEVARGCGVVRSREEYIDLLRAVCIARAREKIAESYRARDVELLQMVRMLDELDNVINLLQERAAEWYQVTTPSFSRKYRSLPAKKMLDLIRKGARGGLGDVADEIDRLAGTRTRLMREVSARADEVLPNTSALIGGLVAARLLSRAGGLPALARMPGSTIQVIGSEQALFSHLRGGTPPPKHGIIFQHRRVHNAPREVRGRVARVLAAKLAIAARLDYYRGEAVPEFLKDAQAKIDAAGVAA